ATTTTTGGCAAAGCTAAGGATGAGCTGATTGGCCGGGCCAAGGCGTTCTTGATGCCGATTCAGTGGGAAGAGCCCTTCGGGGTGGCAGTTATTGACGCACTAGTTTGTGGCACACCAGTGGTGGCCATGCGCCGCGGTTCGATGCCCGAGATCATCGAGCATGGCGTCAACGGTTTCTTGGCCGATAACAAAGAAGAATTCGAGCATTATATGGCCAGAGTTGATGAAATCAATCCCCAGGCTTGCCGCGACAGCGTCGAAAATCGTTTTTCTTATCCAGTAATGGCCCAGAATTACCTAAGTCGGTATAAAGAGATAATCGAGCTAGTCGGCCAGCGTCGCTCATCGTCAGCCCACCGCCTACGCCAACTTGGCGA
Above is a genomic segment from Candidatus Saccharimonadales bacterium containing:
- a CDS encoding glycosyltransferase, which gives rise to IFGKAKDELIGRAKAFLMPIQWEEPFGVAVIDALVCGTPVVAMRRGSMPEIIEHGVNGFLADNKEEFEHYMARVDEINPQACRDSVENRFSYPVMAQNYLSRYKEIIELVGQRRSSSAHRLRQLGDITANLFDQLPEND